A region from the Hippoglossus hippoglossus isolate fHipHip1 chromosome 16, fHipHip1.pri, whole genome shotgun sequence genome encodes:
- the slc50a1 gene encoding sugar transporter SWEET1 has protein sequence MDLLQLLSWACIVFTVGMFSTGLSDLKKMRASKSTDNIQFLPFLTTCLNNLGWLYYGILKRDQTIILVNVIGAFLQVVYIIMYLKYTNQKRLVMSETLAAGVVLVGGWFYFSVFLPEGETQLSQLGLTCSVVTVSMYLSPLTDLVQIVRSGDVQCLSFPLAVATFFTSTSWVLYGLQLNDNYIVVPNTPGIFTSLLRLYLFWKFASVNQSSPSYKSMHI, from the exons ATGGatttgctgcagcttctgtCATGGGCCTGCATCGTGTTCACGGTCGGGATGTTCTCGACTGGACT gagCGACCTAAAGAAGATGCGAGCATCCAAAAGTACTGACAACATCCAGTTTCTCCCTTTCCTCACCACATGTCtaaa TAACCTAGGTTGGTTGTATTATGGGATTCTGAAGCGGGATCAGACGATTATCCTGGTCAACGTTATCGGAGCTTTCCTCCAGGTCGTTTACATCATCATGTACTTAAAATACACCAACCAAAAG AGGTTGGTGATGTCCGAGACTCTTGCAGCCGGTGTGGTGCTGGTCGGCGGTTGGTTCTACTTCAGCGTGTTCCTCCCCGAGGGAGAGACTCAGCTCAGCCAGCTGGGCTTGACCTGCAGCGTGGTCACCGTCAGCATGTACCTGTCCCCGCTCACCGACCTG gtGCAGATAGTGCGTAGTGGTGACGTGCAGTGCTTGTCCTTCCCCCTGGCTGTGGCCACCTTCTTCACTTCAACCTCCTGGGTCCTTTACGGCCTGCAGCTAAACGATAACTATATTGTG GTTCCAAACACTCCAGGAATCTTCACCAGCCTCCTCAGATTGTATCTGTTTTGGAAATTCGCGTCAGTCAATCAAAGCTCGCCTTCCTATAAGTCAATGCACATATGA